From Juglans regia cultivar Chandler chromosome 6, Walnut 2.0, whole genome shotgun sequence, the proteins below share one genomic window:
- the LOC109004043 gene encoding uncharacterized protein LOC109004043: MHIRSTVGKVPQFYGVRERNRSKPQETQSMKLPMNLNEVQKLAGKITALNRFVSRSTDKCIPFFQVLKKARESDARCEEAFSQLKEYLVKPPLLSHTKLGEPLSLCLVVTPDAVSAALVREKGKEQKPVYYVSRALKGVETRYPKVELVALAVKLDTSERLVKWSIEPCEYDINYIPKSVVKGQILADFVAEFSNFKEEVHKPPKKNPWHVYVDESACRAGGGVGVYIVTSEGKELYHAVRLEFKVTNNEVENEAVLVGLAITRVLGGEEVEMKANSQVVVGQIIGEYLARGSKLIKYLHQVQEQSKNLKYFRIEKIPRGDKSKADRLACTASAKQEETLPWKVDLQAMARLAVGEESLHIKGNTLGWATDIKKYLETGELPSPREEARNLKSRATRFSLIDGELYRRGFSNPLLRCVTEEEAEYVMREVHEGI; the protein is encoded by the exons ATGCACATTCGGAGTACAGTCGGGAAAGTTCCTCAGTTTTATGGTGTAAGAGAGAGGAATCGAAGCAAACCCCAAGAAACTCAAAGCATGAAGTTGCCCATGAACTTGAACGAAGTACAGAAATTGGCGGGCAAGATCACAGCTCTGAATAGGTTTGTATCCCGATCAACGGATAAATGTATTCCTTTCTTTCAGGTGCTTAAAAAAGCACGAGAGTCAGATGCCAGGTGCGAAGAAGCATTTTCTCAGTTGAAAGAGTATCTAGTTAAGCCACCATTGCTCAGTCACACCAAGCTGGGAGAGCCACTGTCATTATGCTTAGTAGTAACTCCAGACGCAGTATCTGCTGCGTTGGTACGAGAGAAAGGGAAGGAGCAAAAGCCAGTGTATTATGTAAGCAGAGCGTTGAAAGGAGTAGAGACCAGATATCCAAAGGTGGAGTTGGTCGCCTTGGCTGTG AAACTAGACACCTCTGAACGGTTAGTCAAATGGTCAATTGAACCATGTGAATATGACATCAACTACATACCGAAAAGCGTTGTGAAGGGGCAGATACTAGCCGATTTTGTAGCAGAGTTCTCCAATTTCAAAGAAGAAGTCCACAAGCCACCCAAGAAGAATCCATGGCATGTGTATGTAGATGAGTCAGCCTGCCGAGCAGGTGGAGGAGTCGGGGTCTACATAGTAACAAGTGAGGGGAAAGAATTATACCACGCAGTACGATTGGAGTTCAAGGTGACAAACAACGAAGTTGAGAATGAAGCAGTACTTGTCGGTTTGGCAATCACGAGGGTATTAGGAGGCGAAGAAGTCGAGATGAAAGCCAATTCACAAGTGGTAGTTGGGCAAATCATAGGGGAGTATTTGGCGAGGGGATCCAAGTTGATAAAATACCTTCACCAAGTACAGGAACAAAGTAAAAATCTCAAGTACTTTCGAATCGAGAAGATACCTCGAGGAGACAAATCCAAAGCTGACCGATTGGCATGCACGGCTTCAGCAAAGCAAGAAGAAACACTACCATGGAAGGTTGATTTACAAGCAATGGCTAGACTAGCGGTAGGAGAAGAAAGTTTACATATCAAGGGGAACACACTAGGATGGGCTACtgatataaaaaagtatttggagACAGGAGAACTTCCCTCACCAAGGGAAGAGGCGAGAAATTTAAAAAGCAGGGCAACCAGGTTTAGCCTCATTGACGGTGAACTCTACAGGCGGGGTTTCTCAAACCCATTGTTGCGATGCGTGACAGAAGAAGAAGCTGAGTACGTGATGAGGGAAGTACATGAGGGGATTTAA
- the LOC109004191 gene encoding putative F-box/kelch-repeat protein At1g12870 — MLSRHLPEDVVTEILSTLPVKSLMRFKSVSKAWYALIRNPHFITKHHTFAISDHNRNHCRRVILERYRAIDTPRFSMHSNDTLEFSGDIHLIPQLFSEDITPVLFIGSCNGIVCAVGISAERFHFGPDPDRAWEIGLWNPATRESKRLPFVPRPPDFVPLPLDICFTTYDFGFGIDLNTNDFKVVKITCFYSPWHYQVEIRNAWYCLIQEHKN, encoded by the exons ATGTTGAGCCGCCATCTCCCAGAGGACGTGGTGACTGAAATTTTGTCGACGCTGCCGGTAAAATCGTTGATGCGATTTAAATCTGTGAGTAAAGCCTGGTATGCTCTCATCAGAAAccctcatttcatcacaaagcACCACACTTTCGCCATTTCTGATCACAATCGCAATCACTGCCGTCGAGTCATCCTTGAGCGTTACCGAGCAATAGATACCCCACGTTTCTCCATGCACTCTAACGACACCCTGGAGTTTTCCGGCGACATACATCTCATCCCACAATTGTTCTCAGAAGATATTACCCCAGTACTTTTCATCGGTTCCTGTAATGGAATAGtttgtgctgttggtatttctGCAGAGCGTTTTCATTTTGGTCCTGATCCAGACCGGGCTTGGGAGATAGGGCTTTGGAATCCTGCAACCAGAGAATCTAAGAGGCTTCCGTTTGTCCCTCGCCCACCTGATTTTGTCCCTCTCCCTCTTGATATTTGCTTCACGACTTACGATTTTGGCTTTGGTATTGATCTCAACACCAATGACTTCAAGGTGGTTAAAATCACTTGCTTCTATTCTCCGTGGCATTACCAAGTTGAG ATAAGAAATGCTTGGTATTGTTTGATCCAAGAACACAAGAACTAA